The genomic interval ctttgctttatcttgaccaggtcgcagttgtaaatgagaacttgttctcaactagcctacctggttaaataaaggtgttctcaactagcctacctggttaaataaaggtgttctcaactagcctacctggttaaataaaggtgaaataaataaacatcTGCAGTGCTTTTTTCTCTGgatttttaggctgggtttctatataagcactttgtgacatctgctgatataaaaatggatttataaatacatttgattgattgataaggTTGATAAGGGTTAAAGGCTGAATGAGAGGCTGTGTGACCAGatggactgtacatcattagaccACCTGAAGCCTTTCTTCTGCTTGATGTTAAACCAGTTATCTGTAAAATAATGAACCACGGACGCTCTCACCACAGGGAGTGCTGCTGTTCCTAATCCAACATCATTAACCACACGTGGCGTGgcgtggcgtgtgtgtgtgtgtgtgcgtgcgtgcgtgcgtctgtaACTGTCTCATGTCACCCATATGTCTGTGTAATCCATCCAGTCCTTATTGGGCCTCTGGTCTGCATTCCTCTGAGGGGCCTGCCAATCAATGAGCTGCTCTCCTCTAAGAGCCAATCAATGAGCCATCACACACAATTCTCCTTCTCATTTGAGCCACATACAGCCACATAATTTGTGCCCTGTATCACACAAGACACAAACGCTTTCACGAACACACGCAAAatcactggtgcacttcataaacgGAATCACAATCTTTGCTTTGTTAGTTAGTGGGCCAGAGTGAGGATGAGTCACTACAGCAACATTGTCTCTCAGCTAGTGGTTGTCAGCGGGTACCGTTATTGTTTtaaagacgtgtgtgtgtgtgtgacagagtgtgaGCCTGCGTGCCATCatgcgagcgtgtgtgtgtgtgtgtgcagtatctCTCAGCTAGTGGTTGTCAGCATCATCATTGTTTTAGAGCCTCTCCCTGTGTAGTGGAAGGGACGGGGAGAACAGGTGGTGTTGTGTTATGTGCCCAGCGCAGCAGAGGCAGTTTAGACTAAATGTTCCCTTTAGCCCTCAGTTAGCAGGTACCGGAGCACCTGTTAATACACAAACTAATGACACAGCAGCTCAAACGGATCATCAAACCGACCATCAAACCGATCATCAAACCGACCATCAAACAGATCATCAAACCGATCATCAAACCGATCATCAAACCGACCATCAAACCAACCATCAAACCGATCATCAAACCGACCAACAAACCAACCATCAAACCGACCATCAAACCGATCATCAAACCGACCAACAAACCGACCATCAAACCGATCATCAAACCGATCATCAAACCGACCATCAAACCGACCATCAAACCGATCATCAAACCGATCATCAAACCGATCATCAAACCGATCAAACTCTTTATTGAATAAGCCAAATGAGCTAAAGGAATcattcatactcatcgccaaacacactggctacaggttatctacaagtctctgctaggtaaagccccgccttatctcagttcactggtcaacatagcagcacccactcgtagcacgcgctccagcaggtatatctcactggtcaccaagccaattcctactttggttgcctttccttccagttctctgctgccaatgactggaacgaactgcaaaagtcactgaagctggagacttatatctccctcactaactttaagcaccagctgtcagagcagctcacagatcactgcacctgtacatagcccatctgtaaacagcccatctatctacctcatccccatactgtatttatttatttatcttgctcccttgcaccccagtatctctacttgcacattcatcttctgcacatctacatttacattacatttaagtcatttagcagacgctcttatccagagcgacttacaaattggtgcattcaccttatgatatccagtggaacaaccactttacaatagtgcatctaactcttttaaggggggggggttagaaggattactttatcctatcctaggtattccttaaagaggtggggtttcaggtgtctccggaaggtggtgattgactccgctgacctggcgtcgtgagggagtttgttccaccattggggtgccagagcagcgaacagttttgactgggctgagcgggaactgtacttcctcagaggtagggaggcgagcaggccagaggtggatgaacgcagtgcccttgtttgggtgtagggcctgatcagagcctgaaggtacggaggtgccgttcccctcacagctccgtaggcaagcaccatggtcttgtagcggatgcgagcttcaactggaagccagtggagagagcggaggagcggggtgacgtgagagaacttgggaaagttgaacaccagacgggctgcggcgttctggatgagttgtaggggtttaatggcacaggcagggagcccagccaacagcgagttgcagtaatccagacgggagatgacaagtgcctggattaggacctgcgccgcttcctgcgtgaggcagggtcgtactctgcgaatgttgtagagcatgaacctacaggaacgggtcaccgccttgatgttagttgagaacgacagggtgttgtccaggatcacgccaaggttcttagcactctgggaggaggacacaatggagttgtcaaccgtgatggcgagatcatggaacgggcagtcc from Salvelinus alpinus chromosome 2, SLU_Salpinus.1, whole genome shotgun sequence carries:
- the LOC139540470 gene encoding uncharacterized protein; protein product: MNISACLADISVWMTDHHLKLNLGKTELLFLPGKDCPFHDLAITVDNSIVSSSQSAKNLGVILDNTLSFSTNIKAVTRSCRFMLYNIRRVRPCLTQEAAQVLIQALVISRLDYCNSLLAGLPACAIKPLQLIQNAAARLVFNFPKFSHVTPLLRSLHWLPVEARIRYKTMVLAYGAVRGTAPPYLQALIRPYTQTRALRSSTSGLLASLPLRKYSSRSAQSKLFAALAPQWWNKLPHDARSAESITTFRRHLKPHLFKEYLG